Below is a genomic region from Miscanthus floridulus cultivar M001 chromosome 1, ASM1932011v1, whole genome shotgun sequence.
GCGAGGCCACCGGTGACCGAGCCGGTGTCCATGCCGATTGCCGATCGAGCGAGCAAGCAGGGGGTGAGGTATCCGTGAAGGGACACGGAAGTGGCTAGTAGGGTGATATAGCTGATGGCGCGAGGTGATGTGGTGACTGGTGAGGCGCCGAGGGAGGTGGGCGGTAAGGTGGAGGGGTGGCGTCCCGCACCAACCGTGAGTTGGGAAGTCCGGCGTTGATTAGAGCACAAGCCAAGGCAGGCAGGTGCATGACAAACACAGCAGGGCTCGCTTCGAGATCAAGCCCGGAAATGTGTTGCACACTCGCAGTGTTCCCGAAGCAAACGTGCTGCGCGCGCCCTGGGCAATTGTCTGTCCAAATCAATCAGGAGCAAGCAGAGGCCACAGGCCAGCGCGAGCGAAAGGGGTGGTTCGCGGTGACGCCTCAGCGTTTCTGGTAGGATGGCGAGCTCGTGTCGTGTGACGGTCAAGTCAGTGCGTGTATAAATGGCTGGTGGTAGGACAGCCATCCAGCCCAGGCCATCTTACCAAAGACACATGTGCGTGCGCGATACCACGCCGACAACACACAACACTGCCTCTCTTGAGAACCGTCTGATACTTCGTTAACTCGCCTGAATGCCGAATTGCGAAGTGCAGAAGCAACAAGCACCCTGAGTCCGTATCGTCATTGAGGTACTTTATACAACACCGACACAAAAGGGTAACAAATGTTGGTTACTTCGACACAAAAAAGGCAACAAACATTGGTTACTTCGGCCAACATCTTACCGACACGGCGCATTTGCAGAAAGATGCACAACGGCTCCACGAATGGCAGACATTTTATAACAAGGTCTAAAACATGGATATGCATTGCAAGAATCTCCAGAACGCAATGACTCGTTTAGGTGCTGTTGAATCGGGGCATATTCAGATAGAAATTCAGTTGCATACAAAATCGTCAAATGTCTCCAACACCTCTTTCTTGTACTACATAAGCTATCTGAAAGCAAAATAACATCATAATAGGTGCGAAAGTTGCCTTGGGTAAGCCGAGGCTGTATCAAATGAAAGTCGGAGCTGATCTCAGCAGAAAATTCCACTCCGCCCGCTATCCAGTCCAAGCAACCTTGTTGATGTGCAGCTTACACGGTGTACCGTCCGCCTCTGCTCGGCTTGTCTCTTCTCGAGTCGTCCTGCACATGAGAGGCATCAAGATAGTGAGCTCAGTGTTCAACAAATAAATAAGCTATGAGCAGCAGCTTAAGAAATAATCTGAAGGCATACATGGAAAGTGTAGGTGATCTTGTCATTGTAGTCGATGACATCCTTCCATTTCTTGCCAATGTTCACCTGTATAAAAAAGGAATAGGCCAACTCAGAAATCAGAACAGCACGTTAATAATGTCCTTTTGAGAACAAGGGCAACGGAGACTTAAAAGGTATCACAGCTGCAGCATGGGACACTGTTGGTCCAATGAGATAACCATGCCCCACAGAAGATGAAACTATAGTAGGGTTGTTAATGATCAAAGATTCTCCAAAAGAAAAGGCTTCTGTATCCTCTTTTTTCCAATATTCCGTTCAATGCATAGAGGATGAAGAATATTGTTCATGTAACAATGTTACAACATAAACAGTACCAGAAAATGCAACAGGTATTTCCTGCAACAACACACTTAATAGAGAATCCAAGTCCCCACTTTCATGCAACATCACTCCACTATTACATGCACAAAAATTCCTAGCAAACTATATAGTTCTCTTCCAGAGAGATGATTTAGGTATAGCAATTTGATCCTTTGAAGAGAATAATGGTATAACAATAATAAAAAAACTTACAAAAGCTGAACCCAACGAAGGTAGCAGGACAAAccatatatagtgatgtattccATAAGGCAATATAGCAGCTAGGGATTTACACAGAAAACACTGGACTAAGTTCACCCCCTTATCAGGATATATGAACCTAGATACTATGATGCATAAGAAGATATCAGCACTGAACTTGATTAGAATGGTTTTGAAAACCAACCTGGACAGCTTCATTGCTGGCAGTCCTAGTCCATAATGCGAGCTTATCTCCTCTCGCACGGACACTAGCAACAATTCCACAAATGTCCTCTGTTTCATCAAACTGCTCCCCAATAAGAGCCATCAACTGCATATTCAAACAATTATTCAAAAGCAGTCCATTAATGGAACATCTCAGGCAACATCTGGTAGCAGATGCTTGATCTTGAacaaatcaaatatatataacaaaGATGTACCGTTTCAAGCCACATGTTCTCAAAGGTTGCCTTTCTGTTGCATGGGACAGTCCATTTGCCACCATTTGCACACTCTGGGTCTTCCCATTTTGGCTCTACTCCAGCCTTGAACAGATGAAAATCAGCATTCCCAGACAACTTGCTTGGACGAAAAATCTGATCATACAAGCTACAGCAAGAAAGAAGGGATCTGTAAGTACATGGATACAAGACCACCAAATTGAAGGCACAAGGCAAAATTGCATCAGCTAACTGCAGTAACATATATAGAAGTTTTGACTTCAAAAGACAGCACATACACAGGTATTATAACTAATAGAAGATATTGCTCATTACTTAAGGCTAAACATAAGATGCTAACTTTTTACATATTTGAATAGGGTCTAATGCAAGCAGAGCATATCTTTCATAAAAGACTAGGTTCACAAAGACaaacagaaaaaaaaagttaGAGAAGACTCACTCCATATATGCAGCAAGGCAATCTGCTCAAAGCATCAAACCAAAAATAATTAACATAGTAGAATTGTAAAACAGTTCATTCAATATAATTCAGAGAGCCAATCTACAACAAGGAATAACCTATGGAGGTGACTAGCTGACCATGGCGAGAGGGATCTCCAGATAGGACTCAACATTCCCTCCCCACGTGAGCCCCagcttcttgtcttcttcttttggTTTTCCAGCTCTCCCGTCCTACACCCCATCCAAACCTCCATTagcgcctcccccccccccccccccccccccggcgccCTCGGACGCTCGCCTCCTATTCGCTGGTATCATCGGTTCACCCCCCATCCTTTCGGCACTCAACCATCCCACCCCGCCACTGGCCTCCACCGTCAGCCCTGTGCAGTGGCACCCCCACTGCCCGCCTACCGCCAGtctagcgccccccccccccccccccccccccaacacaccaccaccacccaaaTTCGGAGATGGTGCAGCTCCCCAAAACCTCACCGGACCTTGCCGAAGACGTAACCGTTCGATTTGGCTTCTACTTCTCCTTCCTTTTTTGGTTTCGGAAATTCTGACAATGAGTTTATTTCCATTTTGGGGCTCTCGATTTAGCTTGAATCAAGAGGCCTCTCGTACCATACCCTATATATACAATTACACGGGACAATTTACGTGAAAAATTCAGCCACAGGCAATCAGCAATCAGGCATATCAAATCCGACGCAAACAGGAACCAGCCCATCCTTCAACAGATCGTCGCTCCCCCATCCCCACCTCACCACCGGCATCCACTGCCAGCCCTGTCCAGCGGCGCCTCCGCCACCCGCCCACCCCCGCCCTCCCCTAATCTCAATCGGAGGAGGAAAGCCCAGCCCCCTAGCCCCCGCTGCCAGCTCCGCCCAACAGACAGTCCAGCCACCGCCCCTCCAGCCACCAGTCCAGCCGCCGCCCCTGGCCCCCCTCCCCTTCTAAGGACAGAAATGGTGTAGCTCCCCAAAACCCAAAACCTTAAACCGGAGCTCGCTGGAGGTGGAGATTGCCGAAGACGTAACCGTCGGATTTGGCTTCTGTTTCCTTCTCCTTCCttttttggttttgataattCTGACAGTGAGTATATTTCCATTTTGGGCTCTTGATTTAGCTTAACCAAGAGGCCTCTCACTTCAGCTTTTACCATACCCTATACATACACAACTACACAGGACGGCTTACGTGAAAAATCAGCCACGGGCAATCAGCGATCAGGCAATCAAATCCGATGCAAACAGGAACCAGCGATATAATGAATAAACAAAACCTAATCGAATTTGTCATCTAATCGTGTCAGATTTGTTGGCACTAAGATTACCTAGAACCCTAACTACTGTATGAACAACTCCTGCCGCCACATGACCGCCCAACACACGCACAGAAACTGGTACACAGGAACCTCCACGGCATCCAGATCAGATCCGAACAGAACAGATTCAGGCAGGCAACCGGGGCACGAAGGAAGGTATATCCGCGGCAGCGCCAACGTACCTCCAAAACTCCTCGACGGTGTCGAAGGTGTAGGCCTTTTTGAGGGAGGTGCCCCACGCAGCGCCCGGCTTGGGCTTCGACTGGATGTCGTACCAGAAGGTCCACTGCCGGTGCAGCTTGTGCGGACCCTTCGCCTCCGTAGCGGGTCCGCCCTCGGTCGCCGCCTCCTCAGGGGTCGTCGTCGCGACCGCAGAAGCTGGAACCTCGACCTCCGCCATGTCGCGCCGCCGCCGATTTTCGAGGGTTTTTTTGGGTTGTGGGAGAGACGATACCAGACGAGGGAGAGAAAATTGCAATTATAGGACGCGAAACAATGCGCTTCGTTATTATAGGACTCCAAACGTCGACTTCGCTAAAATGACCCATGAAACGTTGGCATTTTGTTATACATGACATTTGGtctttttaatcatttttctcaactaaaatacatgtattttgccaTGATGTGACCGTATTGCCCTTCTGACTTTTGTATCCTTGATCGATCGTATCTTTTCATCTTCCCGTCATAGATTAATACTGCCAGTATATAGGTCCCCGGGCGGCCGTCTCATCTTGCAGCACCAGTAGGGTTTGGGAGGGTTCCCTGGGGTAGTGAAGCCATGGCCGACGGCAGCATCAAGATCAAGCTCGCCGTGGACAGGGCGCGGAACCGCGTCCTGTTCGCCGACGCGAGCTCCGACTTTGTCGACGTGCTACTGAGCTTTCTGACGCTCCCAATGTCCGCCGTGCGTCTCGTCGCGGGCGCGTCGTCGCCCGGCTGCCTCTCGACCCTCTGCCAGGGCGTGAGCTGCCTCAGGGAAAGCAAGCTGCTGAGGTTCGACGCGTGCCACGACATGCTTCTCCGGCCTCGGCATGAAGAGGAGTTCAAGTATGTTATCTCATCCGCGCTGCCTTTGAATCTAATACATACCATTAGTACCTTAACAGCATTGCTGATCACAGAGGCACAGAGACGGCACTGATCTGTACTTTTTTCTTCATAAAAAAGGGAGATTTGGTGCTCCTGGCACGGGAAACATGGTTGCAGCTGCTACCTTGGTGCGATCGTCAGGAGCGAGCCGAGCCTACAGGGCCATGGCTCGGACTGCAGGTGTTGGCAAGTCATGGCCAGAGTGGCGCATCTGTTCGACCAAAAACAAGTCGGATGGAAATTGGTCGAGGGGAAACAGCGGTTTGTGATCAGTGATGACCTGGTGATCAAGCCAGCATCCACTGCCAATACGGTCACATCAtggcaaaatacatgtattttagtTGAGAAAAGTGATTAAAAAGACCAAATGTCATGTATAACAAAGTGTCAACGTTTCAAGGGTCGTTTTAGCGAAATCGATGTTTGGAGTCCTATAATAGCGAAGCGCATTGTTTCGCGTCCTATAATTGCAATTTTCTCGACGAGGGATAGAGGTTGCGGCTGTCGAAGAGACGTGAAGGCGAAGAACGGAGAAGGCGTCGGGCtttttgatgatgatgagaataAAAAGATGGTGTGTTTGGACGCGCGTGTAATAAGAGGCGTGTGGGTTTTGACTGGGCTCCGGCCCAGTTTATGTTGGATTGCACAAGAATCCTGGTCCATGCTTTTATTTTTGGTATTCTACACCTCACTCAAATGTTGGAACAGTAGATTTCACTCAAATGTTGGAACAGTAGATTTCTTTTCTTCTCTATCCCCAGCCCTCTCTTCTCCATCTCCGGCGGGTCTACAAGAGATTTTTTTTAGAACAGCAAATAGGCTAGGCGGTGGGGGCAGGAGAAACGGCGGTGATGTCGCCAGAGCGGGCGTCAAAGGAGGCGGCCGAGCCAGGTTAGGTTAGGGCGGCCATGGCCACGACAATGGTGGGGGAGGGAGGGGATGAAGGAGGTCACCGCGGACGCGGTGGATAGTGGGCGGCGACGGCGcgtcggaggaggaagaagacgtgAAGGAAATAAATCAAGTGTTCTGGACACCAGAAACACTTGAGTGATGCGTAGACAGACTCTTTATTTTTGCTCGCTTACATCTCATGATTGGAGATGCAATTAGCGTTGTACCAAGTAGCATGAAACATGCAAGCCAAAGTGTGTTGTTCTATGATTCTATCAGGCTGCATGTCATATAGATTTTACATGGCATCTACCTTGAGAAAAAAGCTCTCATTTTAGCGTTATATCAAGAGTAGTGAAGAAAGAACTAAGATTAACCACGATGTGAATCAGAATCGATGTTGAAATAAGAAAATGTGACTTTGGGCATAGGGTAGTGCCATTGTGTGAAGCGATGTCaagttcaaatttaaaaaaaaacagcaTTGAGTGATCTACTTGCATCGATGCACAGTAAGTAAATAATTGTCTCTCAGCCGGCGTAGATGTTTTCTCACTCATGGGAATTGAAGATGATGGTCTGATGTTGGTCCCTATAGGCACATGCATGTCGATGCACTGAACATTGGTGACGTTGGGTGCTCAGCATCAATTCCACATACCATGCACAACCTCGACTATATTGTGGGTAGTCTAAGAAGGAACCTCCAATTCCACTTGAGATTTGACAGGCGCAATGCTAGGGCTCAATATTTCCATATTAGGGTTAGTGATTTTACATTTACATGTGTTGCCAAAGCAAGGGTTCTCGTGGGAGGACCATGGAAAGCTAGGAAGGCTATTGGCTAGTAGTAAAAGTGAGCTATTGCAACAGGGCAAGATGGTAAAGTGGCAGATCGAGTGGGCTGACCACCATAGTGGTGGGAGACTAGGCGGTGGGAGTGTCGGCAATAGGCGTTGAGGGCATGCTTTGTTAGATGCCCTAGATTACTTACCTGACAAAAAGTGGTACTTAGGAATTATCTTGAAACTTGATGAGTTTCACCTCGACATGCAAATCTAAAGAAATTCTATTTGGTTGGACGTCTGTGCCTAAAAACGTTAATAAGTTAATATGATGTATGATTAACATGTATAACTAGATGAATTCCCAATGCCTTGGGACATACATGTTGAAGTTGATACAAATTCTTCTCAAGAAGTGCATGCATGCTTTAATATAGAAGTTACATTGTTGGGATATCTCAAAACTAAATTTAATTTGGATACAAAGTTAATAGTGTAGCCATGATGAAGCTAGAATCGAGAACTCAGACATTTGAGAATTCAATCATTCTATGGtaaaactaaaaacataccatcaGTGACATTTGAAACTGAAATATGAAAATTTCATCAATGATAATTAGTTTACATCTAGATGAACTCGAAGGGGTCGACCAGTACAAAACGTAAAGAAAGAAATCAAAACTTTAAGCTAACTGATGCGATAAACAGAACATCTCACTGCATATCGCTGCAGTAAAAATATATTAATGGCATGTCctaaaaaataattattacttgtCAAGCTCATATAGTCATATGCAAAATGTATAGACTTTAAAAAAGCAGGGTATAACAGAGCTCATGAGAGAAAAAGGGGCTTTGAAAAGCACACCATGAAAGAAAATTTTCTGGACAGACCAAAAGAACATACCTCCTGCATACAAGGATATAGAACGCGTTGTGATGGCTTGAGCTCCCGACTGTAACAGCATGGAGTtattgatgtttttttttctttagagGCTTGGACTACGGTCATAGTTTATGGATCGCTCTCGCCTTCTTCTATCTCTCTCCTGCGCTATCGGTTAAACCGCGGAGTTTCCCACTGACATTTTTTTGAAGATTCATGGAGTCGATCGGCTGTTACTGCGAGGAGACATTGTTTTTCCTGCAAGGAGAGGTATATggtgaggaagaggacgaggaagaggaaaaGAAATCGCAATCTGTTTCGACTAAGACTATCTtcaaaaaatacaagactcatttaACCTTTggatagcgctacaggcaaagggttcaatacccattcgacatcttctccaacaacaaaactCAAAAGAGAATTCTTTCTACAAATGGGTTTTAATGAGAGAGGATGCTCATATTTGGTTGTGCCTCTAAGATAACTCAAAATGAGTCTCCCGTGTAAGTAGTGTGTTGATGGCTAATTTTGGATCTCTTGGAGCGTTCAAAGCGGCACCGCCTCTTCAGCTGCAGGAAACTTAATTAAAGGGGTGCGCatgcaactttttttttttgcatttctcATTTGTTTTAATGGCAGAACCTTAACGAAGTAGGAGAATTTCGTGCGGAGCACATAGTAACGACTCTAAAAATCTGACGTTCAATTAGCTACACAGGCAGTGAAATGTTGAATCCCTAAAAAATACGTCTGATCAACATTTAACTAAAATGAAACTTAGAGTATGTTTGGAACTTAAGGACTGTTTAACACCGCTCTGGTCCCAAAAGCAGAAAAGCTAAAGAAACCAGACCAaatgatttcaaaaaaaaaaaaaaaaccgtacCAAACACCCTAGAATAAGGAGCTGTTTTTTTCTACATATATACGAGCCAGAACTGTTCTTTTTAGAAGCCAGAGCTGCAATTTGTGGCTCCCACTTGGGGACCCATGCCAAATAGGCACTTACAAATTATAAttagaaaaagtctacttaacccctcaactatgaaaccgtctgttttatctcctgaactttccaaaaccatcAATTTTatcccctgggcggttttcagcggcggttttactACAGTAACAACGAGTCTATGGTCCAATTGTACTGTAGCATTAGATTAATTGggaaatctaattttgtctgtaattaattgaaataattcatagctgcagcttctatggtccaattgtaatgaaatttttatggtacgctaattattgtatgcttaaactatagtaaaaatttcgtactcattggacaatatataacttagttatagataaattctaattaattacagacaaaattggattttccaattaatctaaagctacaaaaaaaatttttgtactaaagcataccgtattatatattcactatatagatctactcatgtggagtccaataaaattagatttttaattttatgatttttcaaaaatttaccaaaaataaaaaaagtcaagCGCACCAGTACTGCTGCAGACCTGCTGTTACCGTagcaaaccgccgctgaaaaccgctcAAAAGTAAAATAgatggttttggaaagttcaaggGGTAAAACAGacagtttcatagttggggggtgaagtagacaagTATGAAAGGTagaggttaagtagactttttccaattaTAATTTTACCGAAGCACCAAAGTTCAAGAGAACACAGAGTTGACGAACAATGTAAACAAAACTCATGCTAGGAGCATTACAGTCTAAGTACGACGCCAGAAAAATACAACACATATACTCTGGCAGGTTACTCCAAACAGCCGATACGTCGCCAAAAACAGGACCATTCCAAAAGTACAGACTTTTTTTTTACAATGAAATGAAGACTAATTATAACCTTTACATGACCGCAAATTGTCATGCAGGTATATAATTACCTCCCAGTGGGTAACTGGTTAGTCACCTCATCAAAATGGATCTGCTAGTATCACCTAACAACAGATTATACACCCTATTCTAAGACTGTCAAGCTCAAACTTCAGCTTTGTTTTTGCCGTGCAATTTCCAATGGACGAAAAATAAAAGTACAAAGGAAAACGAGAAGAAAGTGTCATCCATGCATTTGCTTCAGTATGAAAAGGGTACAT
It encodes:
- the LOC136487371 gene encoding eukaryotic translation initiation factor; protein product: MAEVEVPASAVATTTPEEAATEGGPATEAKGPHKLHRQWTFWYDIQSKPKPGAAWGTSLKKAYTFDTVEEFWSLYDQIFRPSKLSGNADFHLFKAGVEPKWEDPECANGGKWTVPCNRKATFENMWLETLMALIGEQFDETEDICGIVASVRARGDKLALWTRTASNEAVQVNIGKKWKDVIDYNDKITYTFHDDSRRDKPSRGGRYTV